The window CCCTCCTTCTCAACCCTCACGCTGTAGTTTCCCGGCATCAGGGAGAGGTTGCAGGGGGTAACGCAGGTTTCCCCGCCCGCGGATACGGTCGCACCCGGAGGGGACGTCACGACCTCAAGTACCGGTTTCCTCACGAGCCGGAGGAAAACGCTGACCGAGCCGCCTGGAGAGAGGGAAACGAGCGTGGAGTTCGAAAGGTATCCCTGGAATTCCGCCGAAACGTTGTAGACGCCAGAGGTCAGGTTTAAGTAGCATGGGGACGTGCACGTCCAGTTCCCAACCCTCACCATGGCCCCGGAGGGAGAGGTGGTCACGTTGAGTTCGGCAGGCAGAGGGCTGAGGGTCAGGTTCAGCAAAACGCTTCCGTTGGCCGGAACCGTCACATTCTTCACAATGCCGCCGTAGCTGGGGAGGGAAGCGCTGACGATATAGGTGCCCGCAGGAAGGGCCAGCCTGAGCGGACTCCTACATGAGAAAACCTTCCGATTCCCCGCAAAAATCGCCAGACTTGCGTTGGAGGGCCTCGTCGAGACTTCGAGGGTTCCGGCCTCAGGATGAACCGAAACCGCCCGCAACAGTGCGGGGAGATCCGCGAAGACTGTGATGTTCCTCCCGGCGGAAACCACGACGCCGGAGACGAATGGATAGCCGTTGGCGCCAAGAGAGATGTTGTACGAGTTCAGCCAGGGGGTAAAGGGAAGGTAGAGCCTCATCGGGGTAAACCACTCCCCAAAAAGATGGAAGCCGTTGACGTAAACCGTGGCGTTGGCCGGCCTTGAGAGTATCCTCACTGGAACTGGGGCCACGGCGTTTTCAATGGGCTCCCTAGAACAGCCACCGAAGGAACTCCAGCCGCTTTTACTCACCGAAATTTTGACGAGGCAGTACTTTGTGACTCCTGCGTATTCAGCGGCTACAGGAAGACCGCTTGGAAGGAGGAGGTAGTCCCTCACGCGGCACGAGGCGAAGAGAACCGTTTCCATGGGGACCGGTTCTGATGGCCCCATCATTGAGGTCACACCTTCCCCTTCGGTCCAGTTGGGAGCTGACATGCACGGAGTTTCCTCGGATTCCGGGGTGGGGACTTCTCTTCCCTCTAAGAAAACGGTCGCGGTCGAGAAGCCGCCCAGGGATTCGTTCAGGAGTGACTCGTTCACCTCAACCACGAGGGGCGTACCGCCAACGCTCAGGTTGAAGACGAGGGTAACGTTTCCGATGGACAGCTCAGCCGGCCATCTGCCGTTGCTCAGGTTCAGCACGGCCGGAGCGGTCGCGTTTAAATCCCCAACCCTTACCCGTCCGCTGAACTCAAAGAGCACGGGCGTTGGGGACGCCAGCGGTACGAACAGCACGCTAAATAAGATTGAGAGCAGAAACAACTTCCCCAACGTCGCCATCTTGTTTCACCTTCCCCCCAGCTATAACAACCGCCCTGTCGGCGAACTCGACGAAGGGCTTCCATATGTGGGAGACCACAACGAGGGACAGGCCTTCCGAGGCAAACCGCCTCAGCAGACCGGCGATTTCAGGTATCGCGTCAAAGTCAAGGTTCGCGAGCGGCTCATCCAGCAGGACGAGCTCCGGCTCCCCGATGAATGCCGAGGCTAGGCTCAGGCGCTTCGCCATTCCGGCCGAGTAGGTTGAAATCCTCCTGTCGATAAAGCCCCCGAGGGAGAACGCCTCAACGACCTCCGAGATGGAGCCGCCGCGGATTTCGGCCAGGAACTCAAGCCACTCACGGCCCGTTCTATGTCTCGGAAGGGCAGGCGGGTCGAAGGAGACGCCGAACCTCGCCCTGACTTCTTCATCGGCCCACGGGTCGCCGCCGAACACCCTGACCGTCCCGGCCGTCGGCCTGTAGGTTCCGGCGCAGAGGTTCAGGAACGTGCTCTTGCCCCCGCCGTTGGGCCCGAGGATTAGGGTTACGCCCCCGCCGATTTCAACGCTCACCGAGTCGAGCGCGGTTACGTGGCCGAAGCGCTTCGTGAGGTGTTTTGCGCGGATTATCATCTCCTCACCCCCAGGAGGGCGAAGAGGAGCGCCGAGGTGCCGCCTACGAGGTACTCAATTGAGAGGGCCCTCGAAGACGGGTAGCTCTCCCGGCCGGAGATTGCCACGGAAGCCGGCACCTCGGAGGAGACCACGACGCAGTAGGGACCCGAGTGGTTGAACTTCACGACCTTTCTCCCGTAGCCAGAGAGCGTGGAGGAGTAAACGACCCGGTTCTCAACTGGGTCGTAGAACGTCACGGAGTAGTTTCCCTGGCCGTTCATGTTGAGGACGAGAACCCTCGCCGACGGGACGACCGCGCAGGAGGTCCCAACCGCGAAGTCGGAGTAGGGCTTGGAGAGCTCGGCGTGCTGAACCGCGAGGGCCACCAGCGTGAAGGCCGCGACGAGGAAGAGGATGAGCCTGATGAACCTCATCTGACGTCCCTCCTTTCCGCGAGGTAGAGAGTCATGGCGATGAGGAGGAAGGGAAGAAGAACGCAGGAGAGGAAAGCGGACGAGAGGAGTTCCCCGAACCAGTGGGAAAGAGAGACGCCCGAAGTGTACGCGTGGAATATCGCCGAGTTGAGAACCGCCGGGGGCAACGAAGAGACTCCGAACGAGTGGGGCAGGTAGAGAACCGAGAGCCCGACCATCACCGAGACGAAGGTGTTGGGGGAACCCATGGCAACAAAGGAGGAAACCGCGACCGCGTAGAGAACGGCCAGTGTCCAGTAAAGCAGGTAGAGAGGGAGCAGGCCCTTTGAGAAGAAGGCCGTGAGAAAGAAGTTCCCGGTGTCGCCGAAGATGTAGATGACCGTCAGAAGGAACGGGACGAAAGATGCGACGAAGAGCATTACGAAAACCGCCAGAACCTTGGAGAGGACGAGCCTCTTCCTTCCCACGGGGAGGGAGTAGAGCGAGAGGGCGAAGCGAGTGTCCCTGTCGTTCCGCAGGACGAGCGACGCCAGGAGAACCGCCGTCAGCATGAAGGCGGTGTAAACTTCGTCCGAGAGAAGGGGAACGCTGACGCCCATGGTTCTGTAGGAGAAAGCCCTTATGAAGTCCTCGCTCGGCGGGGACACCATAAAGTGATTTGAGACCCGAATTCCCTTAAGGAACAGGGAAGTTCCGATGAGCAGGAAACCGAAGGCGAAGACAGCTAAGTTGAGCGGGTCTTCGAGCTCCCAGCGGAGGATTTTCATCGAACCCACCTCCGAAAGTCCCTGATGCCAACCGCGATGGCTGTGAGGACGGAAAGGGCAAAGTAGTACACGAGGGGACTGCCGGGCCTCTTGAAGGGGCCCTCATCCCGGAACTCCACGTTGGTCGCGTAGAGGTTCCAGCCCTGGAGCCAGCGCTTCCGGGAATTCTCGGCGAGGAGTTTGCGGAGGGCCCGCGAGGCGTTCACGTCCTCCATCGTGGAGCTAACCACGCCCATGAGAACGAGTTCGGGAGGGGTTGAGAACATGTCGGACGCTATCATCAGGCCGGTTGAGGGGTCGTAGAGGGCCGAGAAAGAAGTGCCCCCGGAGAAGCTGTAGTCCGGGCCGTGGAGGTTGAACCTAATCACGTCGGATTCGAGGTAGATGAAAGGTGGATGGAAGGTGCGCAGGTGCGTCAGGACTTCAAAGCCCCGGTAGCGGGAGTAGCTCAGGTTTTTGACCCTCATCACCCAGTTTCCCCCTTCCGGAACCGTGACGTTCAGGAGGACTGCGCCGGGCCCGGGAGGGGAAGAGGGGTCTACGAAGAAGCTCGGCCCGCCGACGGGCGTGCCGTTTATAACGTAGGTGCCGGTTCTAAGGTCGAGGGTGAGAACCTCGGAAAGCACGAGCACGCTCGCGTTCGCGAGGTCGGGCCTTTCAACGGCCACGTCGTGGAGCTCAAGCCTGACGAGGATTTTGGCCGTGTCGTCCTCCACGGAGAGGACCCTAAAGGTGAGGTAAGACGTCCCCATCGGCCAGAGGGCGGTAACGTAGTTCTCGTCCCGCGAGACGTTTCTTCCTACAGCCTTGACGAGGTAGGGATAGAGCGCCTCGAAGGAGCGCTCGTTGAGCATATTAATCTTAACCATGATGTCGTTTGTCCCGAACCTCGCGTCCTTCGGAACGATGACCGCATAGGTAACGTAGGTTCCGGGTTTGAGCCAGGTTGGGGCAGCGGCCGATACTGTAGTGGCCCCCAGATAAAAAATTAAAACCCAGAGGGCAAGCGTTATTTTACCCCGCACGCGACGTCACCCAGGTCAGTGCTTGTAGAAGTGTGGAATTAACGCGAAAGCCTCCCCCGTATCGCCATTATACCTCTCGTAGGGTATCTTTGTGAACGAAAAATTAGCCCCAGTATATCTCTGCACCTTGGACCTGTCCACCCTGACGCCTGACCAGTACGCAACATGTTTCACGGTTGAAGTATCGACGGTTATCCTTCCGTCGCAGATGTTCAGCCATCCAGAGACACCGGCCCAGACCCACTCATCTTGGCTCCACTGAGGGGTATCCGTATCGTGGTCGTACATTCTCCAGCATCCAGACGACGAAATGACGGTCTTTGAGGTCCACGCGGACACGCTGGCTATGGAAACCAGACTCACGGGGCAGAGGGACAAGCGTAATTGCCCAAGTTTCTTCGTATGTACCACCCCAAATAGGGTTTTCATAATGCCATAAAATACCGGGGTATATAAGATTTTTCAGTAAACAAAAATAGTTTCACCAAGTGTCAATTAAAGTACCACTAAAAGACGGATGAAGGACTACCGCCGCCTCCTTAGGAACTCCCCAACGTCCGTGACGTTCAGGATGAACTTTCCCCTGCTCTCGGGATTTATCCTTCCGATTCCAAGGATAATCCCGTTCTCGTCGTAGATTACGAGCTTCTTCGTCCCCCTCCAGTCGTACCTCCTCACGCCGCTCCTGGGAACGTCCTTGCCCGTCGTGAAGAGAAAGCCCGCCTTCGGGCTCAGCACTGCGTAGTTCTTCGCAACGTCAACGAAGTAGAAGAACTCGACGTTGGGATAGAACTTCTCGACCAGGTTTTTGTCCACCTTTATCGTGCCCACGAAGGTCCCGTAGGCGTAGGGCCTGACCTTCATTCGCTCAATCTCCGCCCAGACAGTTTCGTTTACCGCGTAGACGTCGCGGAACTTCCCCTCAACCACGGCAAAGAAGTGGTGCCTGAGCTCGCCGTACTTCTCGGCCTCGCGGAGGATTAAATCGTACTCCCATGAGGAGGCGCGGCGGTAGCGGAGTTCCTGACTCATGTCACTATGCTTGGTGCGGAGCTTAAAAGCTTAGCCCGTCCCGCTGGGAGGGCTGGCGTTTTCGGGGTACGCGACTATAACGCTGGCGTTCTCAGGAATGCTGTCGTTCATGTGGACGTGGATGTAGTAATCGGTAACCATCCACTGGGCGGTTGCTGCGCTGATGAAGGCCGAGATACCCAGGAAAGCGATTATCGCGGCGGCAACTCCCTCCGGGACTTTCTCCTCCACCAGCCAGAGAACGGGAACTCCAGCAATTGACGACACGAGCCAGAGGGCAAACGCCGCGGAAATCAGAGGATTTTCTGTATCTGAGAACTGAAGTAACGCCAGAGCCGAGCCCATGACGCCAAGGGCAAAGTAAGCCGAGCCGAGTAGCCTGCCCCTTTTCGGCCTCGGGGAGATTCCCAGGTAGTAGACCGCCGCCATCGCCAGAAGAAAGTACGCGATGATCAGGATGGGCAGGCTCCAAGCAATCCTAGAATAAACGGAATTGGGAATTACCGCCGAGAGTACCACGACAGGAAATCCACAGAAAAACAAATTGATGGCCAGTTGAACGATGAAGCAACCAAGCAGGAGGGGGAGCTTCCAGTTCCTCATGTTTTCAAATAACCGCCTATGGTATATCTACTTTTCGAGCCCATCGAGTAGCCTTGCAAAGCCCTCCATGTTAGTCTTCTCAAACTCCTCCTCGAACTGGAGGCCGAGCTCCGCTATCTCCTCGGGGGTTATAGTCGCCTC of the Thermococcus sp. 21S7 genome contains:
- a CDS encoding PEGA domain-containing protein; protein product: MATLGKLFLLSILFSVLFVPLASPTPVLFEFSGRVRVGDLNATAPAVLNLSNGRWPAELSIGNVTLVFNLSVGGTPLVVEVNESLLNESLGGFSTATVFLEGREVPTPESEETPCMSAPNWTEGEGVTSMMGPSEPVPMETVLFASCRVRDYLLLPSGLPVAAEYAGVTKYCLVKISVSKSGWSSFGGCSREPIENAVAPVPVRILSRPANATVYVNGFHLFGEWFTPMRLYLPFTPWLNSYNISLGANGYPFVSGVVVSAGRNITVFADLPALLRAVSVHPEAGTLEVSTRPSNASLAIFAGNRKVFSCRSPLRLALPAGTYIVSASLPSYGGIVKNVTVPANGSVLLNLTLSPLPAELNVTTSPSGAMVRVGNWTCTSPCYLNLTSGVYNVSAEFQGYLSNSTLVSLSPGGSVSVFLRLVRKPVLEVVTSPPGATVSAGGETCVTPCNLSLMPGNYSVRVEKEGYEGAYLTVSLQPGKTVLVNLSLEAKPQFVSTFGREITSTSETVGRGPAKGSGDMSRAAILILSILAVLLLLGMWKKR
- a CDS encoding ABC transporter ATP-binding protein, with protein sequence MIIRAKHLTKRFGHVTALDSVSVEIGGGVTLILGPNGGGKSTFLNLCAGTYRPTAGTVRVFGGDPWADEEVRARFGVSFDPPALPRHRTGREWLEFLAEIRGGSISEVVEAFSLGGFIDRRISTYSAGMAKRLSLASAFIGEPELVLLDEPLANLDFDAIPEIAGLLRRFASEGLSLVVVSHIWKPFVEFADRAVVIAGGKVKQDGDVGEVVSALNLI
- a CDS encoding ABC transporter permease, which produces MKILRWELEDPLNLAVFAFGFLLIGTSLFLKGIRVSNHFMVSPPSEDFIRAFSYRTMGVSVPLLSDEVYTAFMLTAVLLASLVLRNDRDTRFALSLYSLPVGRKRLVLSKVLAVFVMLFVASFVPFLLTVIYIFGDTGNFFLTAFFSKGLLPLYLLYWTLAVLYAVAVSSFVAMGSPNTFVSVMVGLSVLYLPHSFGVSSLPPAVLNSAIFHAYTSGVSLSHWFGELLSSAFLSCVLLPFLLIAMTLYLAERRDVR